The Streptomyces sp. cg36 genomic interval GCCGGAATCTGGACGGTCGTCTGGATCGTGCTGGCCGCGCTCTTCGGCGTCGGCCTGCTGGTCTTCGGCAACAGCCAGGCGTCCGGCGAGTTCTTCGCGGGCTTCATCACCGAGAAGTCGCTCTCCGTCGACAACCTCTTCGTCTTCATCCTGATCATGGCGAAGTTCTCGGTGCCGACCCAGCTCCAGCAGCGCGTCCTGCTCTTCGGCGTGCTGATAGCGCTGGTGCTGCGGGCGATCTTCATCGCGGCCGGCGCCGCGATCATCGCCAGCTTCTCCTGGGTCTTCTACCTCTTCGGCGCGTTCCTGATCTACACCGCCTGGAAGCTGATCCAGGAGGCGCGCTCCGACGAGGAGGACGAGGAGTTCGAGGAGAACCGGCTGCTCAAGTCCATCGAGCAGAAGTTCGGCGTGGCCGACAAGTACCACGGCACCAAGCTCTTCATCCATGAGCACGGCAAGAAGATCATGACGCCGCTGCTGGTCGTGATGCTCGCCATCGGCATGACCGACGTGCTCTTCGCGATGGACTCCATCCCGGCGATCTTCGGCCTCACCCAGGACCCGTACATCGTCTTCACCGCCAACGCGTTCGCCCTGATGGGCCTGCGCCAGCTGTACTTCCTCATCGGTGGCCTCCTCAAGAAGCTCGTCCACCTCAGCTACGGCCTCTCGGTGATCCTCGGCTTCATCGGAGTGAAGCTGGTGCTGCACGCCCTGCACGAGAACGGGGTGAACGTGCCGGAGATCTCCATCCCGGTCTCGCTCGCCGTCATCTGCGGCGTGCTGGTCATCACCACCATCACCAGCCTGATGGCCGCCAAGAAGCAGGCGGCGGCCGAGGAGGGCGACCGCAAGGGCGTCGAGGTCTGACCGGCCCCCGGGGGCGCGCGGCGCGTACGCACCGCGCGCACCGGTCGGCCGGGCGCCCGGTTGCCGTGCCGGTCGGCCGGTGCTTGCTTGGACGGGGAGAGCTCCCGGCCCGCGGGAGCACGCGGACCAGGAGGAACCATGAAGTTCGCGCAGATCATCGACTTCGAGACCGAGCGCGCGGACGAGATGCGCGAGCTCGTCCGCCAGTACGAGGAGCGGGCCCGGGCCGAGGGCCGCAAGTCCGCCCCCACGCGCCGCACCCTGCTGCGCGACCGGGCCAACCCCAACCGCTATCTGGCCGTGGTCGAGTTCGACTCGTACGAGGACGCGATGGCCAACAGCGACGCGCCGGAGACGGCCGAGCTGGCCCAGCGGCTGGCGGCGCTCTCCACCCGCCCGCCCGCCTTCACGGACTGCGACGTGGCGGAGTCCGCGCCCCTGTAGCGCCCGGCGCCGGGGCGGGGCCGCCCGTCCCGGCGGAGCCCCGTCCCGGCGCACGGAGCCCGTCCTCGCACCTCCGCCCGCGCCCCGGCGCCCGGCGTGCACGGCGCACCGGCGCTCAGGCGGGTGCCGCCGTCTCCGCCTCCGGCCCGGCCGCGGCGGGCGCGGGCCTGGTATCCGGCAGCAGCGC includes:
- a CDS encoding TerC/Alx family metal homeostasis membrane protein encodes the protein MDVSMTLWVLTILGLCALIAVDFFIGRKPHDVSIKEAGIWTVVWIVLAALFGVGLLVFGNSQASGEFFAGFITEKSLSVDNLFVFILIMAKFSVPTQLQQRVLLFGVLIALVLRAIFIAAGAAIIASFSWVFYLFGAFLIYTAWKLIQEARSDEEDEEFEENRLLKSIEQKFGVADKYHGTKLFIHEHGKKIMTPLLVVMLAIGMTDVLFAMDSIPAIFGLTQDPYIVFTANAFALMGLRQLYFLIGGLLKKLVHLSYGLSVILGFIGVKLVLHALHENGVNVPEISIPVSLAVICGVLVITTITSLMAAKKQAAAEEGDRKGVEV